One window of the Lactococcus lactis genome contains the following:
- a CDS encoding tetratricopeptide repeat protein has protein sequence MSYSEDTIDFLHQGDLIGMQNSLAKALKNDNSEMLADLAEYLQMMGFIDESQKIYDQIMSEDPETTDYLINLAEIAEDNGNLDEALNYLYQIPVNDENYIAALVKIADLYQFEGDFETAISKLEEARELSDSPLITFALAESYFEQGDYSAAITEYAKLSERKILHETKISIYQRIGDSYAQLGNFENAISFLEKSLEFDEKPETLYKIALLYGETHNETRAIANFKRLEKMDVEFLNYELAYAQTLEANQEFEAALEMAKKGMKKNPNAVPLLHFASKISFKLKDKAAAERYLMDALNLPELHDETVFLLANLYFNEEDFEAVINLEELLEDEHLLAKWLFAGAHKALENDSEAAGLYEELIQTNLSENPEFLEDYIDFLKEIGQISKTEPIIEQYLELVPDDENMRNLLTDLKNNY, from the coding sequence ATGTCTTATTCAGAAGATACAATTGATTTCTTACATCAGGGAGATCTGATTGGAATGCAAAATTCACTTGCCAAAGCGTTAAAAAATGATAATAGTGAAATGTTGGCTGACCTAGCCGAATATTTACAAATGATGGGTTTCATTGATGAAAGTCAAAAAATTTATGATCAAATTATGTCAGAAGATCCGGAAACAACTGATTACCTGATTAACTTAGCAGAAATCGCAGAAGATAACGGTAATTTGGATGAAGCATTAAATTATCTTTATCAAATCCCGGTGAATGATGAAAATTATATTGCTGCTTTAGTCAAAATTGCTGACTTATATCAATTTGAAGGTGATTTTGAAACAGCAATTTCTAAGTTAGAAGAAGCAAGAGAATTATCGGATTCTCCTCTGATTACTTTTGCTTTGGCTGAGTCCTACTTTGAACAAGGTGATTATTCAGCTGCCATTACCGAATATGCAAAACTTTCAGAACGCAAAATTTTACATGAAACAAAAATTTCTATTTATCAAAGAATTGGTGACTCTTATGCCCAATTAGGTAATTTTGAGAATGCCATATCATTTCTTGAAAAATCACTAGAATTTGATGAAAAACCGGAAACCTTGTATAAAATTGCTCTTCTTTATGGAGAAACTCATAATGAAACAAGAGCCATTGCTAATTTCAAACGGTTAGAAAAAATGGATGTTGAATTTTTGAACTATGAATTAGCCTATGCCCAAACCCTAGAAGCTAATCAAGAATTTGAAGCTGCACTAGAAATGGCAAAGAAAGGGATGAAAAAAAATCCTAATGCCGTTCCTCTCTTACACTTCGCTTCAAAAATTAGTTTCAAACTTAAGGACAAAGCTGCAGCGGAACGTTATCTCATGGATGCTTTAAATTTACCAGAATTACATGACGAAACAGTCTTTTTGCTTGCTAATTTATACTTCAACGAAGAAGATTTTGAAGCCGTCATTAATCTCGAAGAGCTTTTAGAAGATGAACATTTATTAGCTAAATGGCTTTTTGCAGGGGCACATAAAGCTTTGGAAAATGATTCTGAAGCGGCTGGTTTGTATGAAGAACTCATTCAAACCAATCTGTCAGAGAATCCAGAGTTTTTAGAAGACTATATTGATTTTCTTAAAGAAATTGGTCAAATTTCTAAAACAGAACCAATTATTGAACAATATTTGGAACTTGTTCCGGATGATGAAAATATGAGAAATTTACTGACAGACTTAAAAAATAATTACTGA
- a CDS encoding LPXTG cell wall anchor domain-containing protein has protein sequence MQNNQAAPALPTPPTAPNPADYFNGTVTGATAIIGDIPTAAVTYLTNQLQQDQYNLVSASYDQLQTDINALIHTINDFKATNAPSYAQITSILNTYNGLTELSLDNIKDLLSLPTLCDSLSSAIAQLIAAEPALIKTVQADLGAYLSSATIYNTYNGWDGSTTGLTTTPYLTWNIKNPLYTLNQALRQYGVNNFSGQTPNGGVLNNLSALDTIYSSLYNSNSVPGVWAITENYSGPASGYQDWLLAEINAANPGLNATTLLDPDLWNDFYAVNGFANPNAPTQAGVVQNPIPLTPLTPPDLNTGYTGTTSNEMTPNAPTQPNTPAYKIPNLAASLVLGETVTVTPPIYGTLQAPPTAPNLMLNAVYPPAVTTLPTAPEAPTPPTLGTLLPAPSVPSLNLPTPPTVPSLTIPSVPTPPSLSLPALPVPPTLDLPTDANAPKLTLPTAPTPTVLGQLPEVPNAPSLKLPMPPTPPTVSLPSAPTPPTLTNPNVTIPDLPALPSFTPVDDMPAPSKAVTNGSTSINGQTTEPSMLWDWIISQQTNGTPTAYSDFENYVAAVSAWKDQVAQIISDYQKQVADADGAYDADTAAIATYLTAYQTYSENYDTAVSGYNTAWTTYDSAYQTYESSYDAAVTKYQSEYNDYKQTQSDYESQYESVVSAYQSAWSAYVSAYDDYQNAYEKSVSDYTTAWATYVSANNDYAGKYDAEVSAYTSAWTQYLTQFSQYSEDYDTAVSQYESDWTNYDTDYQTYKTGCDSAVSNYNNDWNTYDVAYQAYTNDYATAVGNYNSTWTKYLSDYSTYSSTYDSVTGTYEGDWTAYDATYQTYKTAWEAYDSAYQQLVTDSYDMTDFTETPLVAEETKTTYADKVTQETKETPAAMSDEATKADIPTLSGKAAKDSIADKTTEAEKANIPEKSTLAEEATIPDKEDKASEATIEPMTDGPSADLSADSRLVPEAIKESLADKDAEQTLTQGDHPIVQEITVPDTPDTDAADYLYTSDIILDTFDTTQIILPTDVSQITVHDKYGNLVSPDQYTVTITDVDATHKLVTITFASSFVLSDRLYNNTLTVSIPTHSTWVIAGLGPDYDNTAYTITTSPKGKTKQPTNTVHVRPVLPNTPPTVPPVAPPETPNIPEKPNLPNSPRIPQVPKVPNQPMIPRKPTLSLTSSRLKIPEPLKYVPVGKILPHTGDNSDSSLTIYGGAALIGFIGLEIYSLKRRKKSTVKKS, from the coding sequence ATGCAGAATAATCAGGCAGCACCTGCTCTGCCAACACCGCCAACGGCTCCAAATCCTGCCGACTATTTTAATGGGACAGTAACAGGAGCAACTGCAATAATAGGCGACATTCCAACGGCAGCAGTGACCTACCTCACGAATCAGCTCCAGCAAGACCAGTATAATTTAGTTAGCGCGTCTTATGACCAATTACAAACTGATATTAATGCTCTGATACATACAATCAATGACTTCAAAGCAACAAATGCACCAAGCTATGCACAAATTACCAGCATTTTGAATACATATAACGGCTTGACAGAGCTGAGTTTGGATAATATCAAAGATTTATTGAGTCTACCAACACTCTGTGATTCTTTGTCGTCAGCAATCGCGCAGCTTATAGCAGCAGAACCTGCGCTTATTAAAACTGTTCAGGCAGATTTAGGTGCTTATCTTTCATCTGCGACTATTTATAATACTTATAATGGTTGGGACGGCTCAACAACAGGCCTGACGACAACTCCTTATTTGACATGGAATATTAAAAATCCGCTTTACACACTTAATCAAGCCCTACGGCAGTACGGTGTGAATAATTTTAGCGGACAAACACCGAATGGTGGTGTTCTTAATAATCTGTCAGCACTGGACACGATTTATAGTTCACTTTATAATAGCAACAGTGTACCTGGTGTTTGGGCAATCACTGAAAATTATTCAGGACCCGCAAGCGGTTATCAAGATTGGCTTCTTGCTGAAATCAACGCGGCTAATCCAGGGCTAAATGCGACCACATTGCTTGACCCAGATTTATGGAACGATTTTTATGCGGTAAATGGCTTTGCTAATCCCAATGCTCCTACACAGGCTGGCGTTGTTCAAAACCCAATCCCACTTACTCCCCTTACTCCGCCAGACCTTAATACAGGATACACAGGCACAACTTCTAACGAGATGACGCCGAACGCGCCAACACAGCCGAACACGCCCGCTTACAAGATACCTAATCTCGCTGCCAGTCTCGTACTCGGCGAAACTGTGACGGTTACGCCACCTATCTATGGCACACTTCAAGCGCCGCCAACAGCACCGAACTTGATGCTGAACGCTGTTTATCCACCGGCCGTAACTACGCTTCCGACCGCACCAGAAGCACCCACGCCACCAACTCTAGGTACTTTGCTTCCAGCACCGAGTGTTCCAAGTCTTAATTTGCCAACTCCTCCGACCGTGCCGAGCTTGACGATACCGTCAGTACCGACGCCGCCAAGCCTAAGTTTGCCAGCGTTACCCGTCCCGCCAACGCTTGATCTGCCGACAGATGCCAATGCACCGAAGTTGACCCTGCCAACGGCACCAACACCAACAGTGCTCGGACAACTTCCGGAAGTTCCAAACGCACCAAGTCTTAAGCTACCAATGCCGCCGACACCACCGACGGTTAGTCTGCCAAGTGCTCCGACGCCACCGACGCTGACAAATCCGAATGTGACAATTCCTGACTTGCCGGCCCTGCCGAGCTTTACGCCGGTTGATGATATGCCGGCACCATCAAAAGCCGTCACTAACGGCAGCACTTCAATCAACGGTCAGACGACAGAACCGAGCATGCTTTGGGACTGGATTATTAGTCAACAGACGAACGGCACGCCAACTGCTTACAGCGACTTTGAAAACTATGTCGCAGCGGTTTCTGCATGGAAAGACCAAGTGGCACAGATTATCAGCGATTATCAGAAACAAGTCGCAGATGCTGACGGAGCTTATGATGCGGACACAGCAGCGATTGCAACTTACCTCACTGCTTATCAGACTTATTCTGAGAACTACGATACAGCGGTTAGTGGCTATAATACTGCTTGGACAACTTACGACAGTGCCTATCAGACTTACGAAAGCAGTTATGACGCGGCTGTCACCAAGTATCAGAGCGAGTACAACGACTACAAGCAAACGCAGAGTGACTATGAGAGCCAGTACGAGAGTGTAGTTTCCGCTTATCAGTCAGCGTGGTCGGCCTATGTCTCAGCTTACGACGATTATCAGAATGCTTATGAAAAATCCGTCTCGGACTACACGACAGCATGGGCTACTTATGTCTCTGCCAATAATGACTATGCCGGCAAGTATGACGCTGAGGTCTCGGCTTATACAAGCGCATGGACACAGTATCTGACGCAATTTAGTCAGTATTCTGAGGACTATGACACAGCTGTCAGCCAGTATGAGAGCGACTGGACGAACTATGATACGGACTATCAGACCTATAAGACAGGCTGTGATAGCGCCGTTAGCAACTACAATAATGATTGGAACACTTACGATGTTGCCTATCAAGCTTACACGAATGATTATGCGACTGCTGTCGGCAATTACAATAGCACATGGACGAAGTATCTGAGTGATTACAGCACTTATTCTAGTACTTATGACAGTGTCACAGGAACTTATGAAGGTGATTGGACAGCTTATGATGCCACTTATCAGACTTACAAGACTGCGTGGGAAGCCTACGACAGCGCTTATCAACAGCTCGTTACTGACAGCTACGACATGACAGACTTTACAGAGACGCCATTAGTCGCTGAGGAAACGAAGACGACCTATGCGGACAAAGTCACTCAGGAAACGAAAGAAACACCTGCTGCAATGTCTGACGAAGCAACAAAAGCCGACATTCCAACGCTGTCAGGCAAAGCCGCAAAAGACAGCATCGCAGATAAAACAACCGAAGCTGAGAAAGCAAATATTCCTGAAAAGAGCACGCTCGCCGAAGAAGCAACAATTCCTGATAAGGAAGACAAGGCAAGCGAAGCCACGATTGAGCCAATGACCGACGGACCAAGTGCTGACCTCTCAGCTGACTCTAGACTTGTCCCTGAAGCGATAAAAGAAAGCCTTGCTGATAAGGACGCAGAGCAGACGCTTACGCAGGGCGACCATCCAATAGTACAAGAGATTACTGTCCCTGATACGCCGGACACGGATGCTGCCGACTATCTCTACACGTCTGACATCATTCTTGACACCTTTGACACGACACAGATTATCCTGCCGACGGATGTTTCACAGATTACTGTGCATGATAAATACGGAAATCTCGTCTCGCCAGACCAATACACGGTTACAATTACAGACGTTGACGCGACCCACAAGCTGGTTACAATTACCTTTGCTTCAAGTTTTGTTCTCTCCGACCGTCTCTATAACAACACCCTGACGGTTTCAATTCCGACCCACTCGACATGGGTGATAGCAGGACTTGGCCCCGACTATGATAATACGGCTTACACCATTACCACAAGTCCGAAAGGCAAGACGAAGCAGCCGACGAATACTGTGCACGTAAGACCGGTGTTACCGAACACACCTCCAACAGTGCCACCAGTTGCACCGCCTGAAACACCAAATATCCCTGAAAAGCCAAATCTGCCGAACAGTCCAAGGATACCACAAGTTCCAAAGGTGCCAAATCAGCCAATGATACCGAGAAAACCTACGCTATCATTGACGTCAAGTCGACTAAAAATACCAGAACCTCTCAAGTATGTGCCAGTAGGTAAAATACTTCCTCATACCGGAGATAATAGCGATTCATCTCTCACCATATACGGAGGGGCGGCTCTAATTGGCTTTATAGGTTTGGAAATTTATAGTTTGAAACGACGCAAAAAATCAACTGTAAAAAAATCATAA
- a CDS encoding KxYKxGKxW signal peptide domain-containing protein — translation MQKYHSKHENIAKQTQFRTWKKGKSWLYAASILTVLTGGAAASSVVTASADTVTPAAYRPAGEATGPGSVVSSEVAANASSYYAAASSALSGTDSDGVHSSGASDIVSSANDKAADANSYISSSTGSLSSGASSVASGTLDDWNNAASSFVSAASSNTTTNSLSSAVSNYQNALDSANSYNVANNIKTSGGANSEYAATYSDGSGNTYSSNAVSQYQSAVDSYSTAVHNYYNSAVATLDKNATLSGWYDTLTADKNILNAYDSDSAANTPAGALKSDSSAFATALSGLNSLVSASGASNFFSSAAASVAAAGSDVATYDYSSAYSLAVVRLQTTANQVLTQYQTDYGTYITAAEQYAQDSNTAKAAGYNGTLMNDNAQIMADYEVASLAYTDFSNAATQQNTDLVTLTDIVTNFPMSASTSGETTATDTLTSWESQYTAAIHALQSDVAKTEYYQGIYNDKLAAYNDDATDPLYPSDNPTLPTATGNTAADYLNKSRQDLERLIRRRMARSQLMLHNY, via the coding sequence ATGCAGAAGTATCACTCAAAACATGAAAATATCGCAAAACAAACTCAATTCAGAACATGGAAAAAGGGAAAATCGTGGCTTTATGCTGCCAGTATCCTAACCGTTCTCACAGGTGGCGCAGCCGCAAGCTCAGTAGTCACGGCAAGTGCTGACACGGTGACGCCTGCGGCTTATCGGCCAGCAGGAGAAGCGACGGGTCCGGGTTCGGTTGTTTCATCTGAAGTAGCAGCGAATGCGAGCAGCTATTATGCAGCGGCGAGTTCAGCCCTTAGCGGTACAGATTCAGACGGCGTGCACAGCAGTGGTGCGAGCGATATTGTCAGCTCAGCCAATGATAAAGCGGCCGACGCGAACAGCTACATCAGTTCAAGCACTGGCTCACTCTCGTCAGGCGCTTCTAGTGTCGCATCAGGCACGCTTGATGACTGGAATAATGCTGCTTCAAGTTTTGTATCAGCAGCTTCGTCGAATACTACGACGAATAGTCTTTCGAGCGCTGTCAGCAACTATCAGAATGCCCTTGATTCGGCGAACAGTTACAATGTTGCCAATAACATCAAGACATCAGGCGGTGCCAACTCTGAGTATGCGGCAACTTACAGCGACGGTTCAGGCAATACCTACTCAAGCAATGCGGTTAGTCAGTATCAGTCCGCTGTTGACAGCTACAGCACAGCAGTTCACAACTACTATAATTCTGCTGTAGCGACGCTGGATAAGAATGCCACGCTTTCAGGCTGGTACGATACACTCACAGCAGACAAAAATATTCTCAACGCTTATGATAGCGATAGCGCAGCAAACACGCCGGCGGGTGCTCTAAAGAGTGATTCATCAGCTTTTGCAACCGCACTTTCTGGCCTCAACAGTCTCGTCTCCGCCTCAGGCGCCTCAAACTTCTTTAGCTCAGCGGCCGCATCAGTTGCTGCTGCAGGAAGTGATGTCGCGACTTACGATTACTCATCCGCTTACAGCTTAGCTGTCGTAAGATTGCAGACGACGGCAAATCAAGTTCTGACGCAATATCAGACGGACTACGGCACCTACATAACGGCTGCGGAGCAATACGCACAAGACTCAAATACTGCTAAAGCAGCAGGATACAACGGCACATTAATGAACGATAATGCGCAGATAATGGCAGATTACGAAGTGGCAAGCCTTGCTTATACCGACTTTTCAAATGCTGCCACACAGCAAAATACCGACTTGGTGACGCTTACTGACATCGTTACCAACTTCCCAATGAGCGCCTCAACATCAGGCGAGACAACAGCAACCGATACTTTGACTAGCTGGGAATCTCAATATACAGCTGCTATCCATGCTCTCCAGTCCGATGTCGCAAAGACGGAATACTATCAAGGTATTTATAATGACAAGCTGGCTGCTTACAACGACGATGCGACTGACCCTCTTTATCCGTCAGACAATCCGACTCTCCCAACAGCGACAGGCAATACGGCGGCGGACTATCTCAATAAATCCAGACAGGACTTGGAACGATTAATACGGCGCAGAATGGCACGGTCTCAGCTGATGCTGCACAATTACTGA
- a CDS encoding NAD(P)/FAD-dependent oxidoreductase, protein MIRITQIKISIDEPVSKVKSLVLKKLRLQESDLLDYRIYKESIDARHRGEIDFIYTVDIKLKDEARILSKKIKNVSLAPELDYVNPVIGSKKMLHRPVVIGFGPAGMFAALLLAQNGYRPIVLERGQAVDERVKSIDKFWLEGKLNPKSNVQFGEGGAGTFSDGKLTSRVRDLRGRKVLEEFVQAGAPEDILYKAHPHVGTDLLRDIVKNIRKQIIELGGEVHFDAQVEEFLIEDEELQAVKLADGNIIKTNQAILAIGHSARDTFSELYDKGVTITAKPFAVGVRIEHPQSLINKAQYKEFADHPRLGAAEYRLTYKASSGRGVYTFCMCPGGLVVPAASEEGGLVTNGMSEHARDQKNANSGLLVQVFPEDFPTDHPLAGVEFQKELEHKAFELGGSNYQAPAQLVGDFLDGKASKAMGTVEPSYALGVKPTNLESLFPDYVTQSMREAIIGLDKKMHGFALSDAVMTGVESRSSSPVRINRDEENYQSVSTKGIYPSGEGAGFAGGIVSAGIDGLKCAESMIAEFAKPLMED, encoded by the coding sequence ATGATTCGCATAACACAAATCAAAATTTCAATTGATGAACCTGTCAGTAAGGTTAAAAGTCTTGTTTTGAAAAAACTAAGACTACAAGAATCTGACTTACTGGATTATCGAATTTACAAAGAATCAATTGATGCAAGACATAGAGGCGAAATTGATTTTATCTATACTGTTGATATTAAACTTAAAGATGAAGCAAGAATTCTGTCTAAAAAAATAAAAAATGTTTCTTTGGCACCTGAATTAGATTATGTCAATCCAGTTATAGGAAGTAAAAAAATGCTTCATCGGCCTGTAGTCATTGGATTTGGTCCCGCAGGAATGTTTGCGGCTTTATTATTGGCTCAAAATGGTTATCGTCCAATTGTTCTTGAAAGAGGCCAAGCTGTTGATGAGCGTGTAAAATCAATTGATAAGTTTTGGCTTGAAGGAAAACTTAATCCAAAATCGAATGTTCAATTTGGTGAAGGTGGAGCAGGAACTTTTTCTGACGGTAAATTAACGAGTCGTGTTCGTGATTTGCGTGGTCGTAAGGTTTTGGAGGAATTTGTACAAGCTGGTGCCCCAGAAGATATTCTTTATAAGGCACATCCTCATGTCGGAACTGATTTACTTCGTGACATTGTTAAAAATATCCGAAAGCAAATTATTGAGTTGGGCGGAGAAGTTCATTTTGATGCTCAAGTTGAAGAGTTTTTAATTGAAGATGAAGAATTACAGGCTGTAAAACTTGCTGACGGAAATATTATTAAAACAAATCAGGCTATTTTAGCCATTGGTCATTCGGCACGTGATACTTTCTCAGAACTTTATGATAAAGGGGTAACGATTACAGCTAAACCCTTTGCTGTTGGAGTCAGAATTGAACATCCCCAATCTTTAATCAATAAAGCACAATATAAAGAATTTGCTGACCATCCGCGTCTTGGAGCAGCAGAATATCGCTTAACTTATAAGGCATCATCAGGGCGTGGCGTTTATACTTTCTGTATGTGTCCAGGAGGATTGGTTGTCCCAGCTGCATCAGAAGAAGGTGGCCTTGTGACTAATGGGATGTCTGAACATGCTAGAGACCAAAAAAATGCAAATTCTGGACTTTTAGTCCAAGTTTTTCCAGAAGATTTCCCAACTGACCATCCACTTGCTGGAGTAGAGTTCCAAAAGGAATTAGAACATAAAGCCTTTGAATTAGGTGGTTCTAATTATCAAGCACCAGCTCAACTTGTTGGAGACTTTCTTGATGGAAAAGCCTCTAAAGCAATGGGAACAGTTGAACCTAGTTATGCTTTAGGAGTCAAACCAACTAATCTTGAATCGCTATTCCCAGACTATGTTACACAATCTATGCGTGAAGCGATTATTGGATTAGATAAAAAAATGCATGGCTTTGCACTCTCTGATGCTGTAATGACAGGGGTTGAATCTCGTTCATCTTCGCCGGTCAGAATTAATCGTGATGAAGAAAATTATCAATCTGTTTCGACAAAAGGAATCTATCCTTCAGGTGAAGGGGCTGGTTTTGCTGGCGGAATTGTCTCAGCCGGTATTGACGGTTTAAAATGTGCTGAGAGCATGATTGCAGAATTCGCTAAACCTTTGATGGAGGACTAA
- a CDS encoding class I SAM-dependent methyltransferase produces MAQKTHDYERESEDFYDHIASRFDHSFDGFLASFFKRFIIKRLKVEKNSRILDVGCANGNLLVMLNRKEKIFGSGLDISSEMIKIAQVKHPNFTFKQGSAQKIPFEDANFDLIICSASFHHFPLPELFLAEAKRLLAPEGKLVIAEIHIPFITKAYNWRLNKFSTEGDVKVYQPKELTRIFNHNGWKITDKKFFLQIQYYELEKNY; encoded by the coding sequence ATGGCTCAAAAGACTCATGATTACGAAAGAGAATCTGAAGACTTTTATGACCATATTGCGAGTCGTTTTGATCATAGTTTTGATGGATTTTTAGCCAGTTTTTTCAAGAGATTTATTATAAAACGTTTAAAAGTTGAAAAAAATTCAAGAATCTTAGATGTTGGTTGTGCTAATGGAAATCTTTTGGTAATGTTAAATCGAAAAGAGAAAATTTTTGGAAGTGGCTTAGATATTTCGTCAGAAATGATAAAAATTGCTCAAGTTAAGCATCCTAATTTTACTTTTAAGCAAGGCTCTGCTCAAAAAATTCCCTTTGAGGATGCTAATTTTGATTTGATTATTTGTTCAGCTAGTTTTCATCATTTTCCTTTACCTGAGCTTTTTTTAGCGGAGGCTAAACGACTACTGGCACCAGAGGGTAAATTGGTCATCGCTGAGATTCATATTCCATTTATTACAAAAGCCTATAATTGGCGACTTAATAAATTTTCAACAGAAGGAGATGTAAAAGTCTATCAGCCAAAAGAACTGACAAGAATTTTTAATCACAACGGTTGGAAAATTACCGACAAAAAGTTTTTTTTACAGATTCAATATTATGAACTAGAAAAAAATTACTGA
- a CDS encoding AI-2E family transporter — MEQEQHRGFKASWFFKWFINNKVVAALAIVLLLLLNILLLNKVGFIFKPVGEFITVISLPVILAAVFYYLLNPIVDFLEKKRVPRVVTIIVLFLIIAALIAWGLIVAIPNIISGVDNFASSVPHYVNTAQKEINALAKNPHFEQFRPQVDQFAKSIGNQLIDWSKAFSVNAVTTLSHLISKTTSILISLIVFPFVLFYLLRDGQRLNGFVTHLLPNDWRKETSKVLHEINSQLSNYVRGQVLVAIAVAIMFMIGLPIIGLRYAVALAITAGFLNLVPFLGSFLAAIPMVIVGLAIGGPLMLVKVIIVLIIEQTLEGRFISPLVLGKQMSIHPITILFVLLTAGQILGVWGVLLAIPFYATLKVIIVHVYEWYREISVLYREETATEEANE, encoded by the coding sequence ATGGAACAAGAACAACACCGAGGTTTCAAAGCCTCTTGGTTTTTCAAGTGGTTTATTAATAATAAAGTAGTTGCAGCTTTAGCAATCGTCCTTCTCTTATTGCTGAATATTCTCTTACTCAATAAAGTTGGATTTATTTTTAAACCTGTAGGAGAATTTATAACGGTTATCTCGCTGCCCGTTATTTTGGCAGCTGTATTTTATTATCTTCTTAACCCAATTGTTGATTTTTTGGAAAAGAAAAGAGTCCCACGAGTTGTTACGATTATTGTTCTTTTCTTAATAATTGCAGCTTTGATTGCTTGGGGCTTAATTGTTGCTATTCCTAATATTATCAGTGGAGTAGATAATTTTGCTTCGTCAGTCCCTCACTATGTAAATACTGCTCAAAAAGAGATTAATGCTTTAGCAAAAAATCCACATTTTGAACAATTTCGACCACAAGTTGACCAGTTTGCTAAGTCAATTGGTAATCAATTGATTGATTGGTCAAAAGCTTTCTCTGTTAATGCTGTTACGACTCTTTCACATCTCATCAGTAAAACAACAAGTATCTTAATTTCATTAATTGTATTCCCATTTGTTCTTTTTTACTTATTGAGAGATGGTCAAAGATTAAATGGATTTGTCACTCATTTATTGCCAAATGATTGGCGTAAAGAAACTTCAAAAGTTTTGCACGAAATTAATAGTCAGCTTTCAAATTATGTCCGTGGCCAAGTTTTGGTCGCAATTGCGGTTGCTATCATGTTTATGATTGGCTTACCTATTATTGGTTTGCGTTATGCAGTTGCTTTAGCAATCACCGCAGGATTTTTGAACTTAGTTCCATTTTTAGGCTCATTTTTAGCTGCTATCCCAATGGTAATTGTTGGTTTAGCAATTGGTGGACCTTTGATGCTTGTAAAAGTAATCATTGTCCTTATTATTGAGCAAACACTTGAAGGAAGATTTATTTCTCCTTTAGTTCTTGGAAAACAAATGTCAATTCATCCAATTACAATATTATTTGTTTTACTGACAGCGGGTCAAATTCTGGGTGTCTGGGGAGTATTACTTGCTATCCCATTCTATGCAACTTTGAAAGTTATTATTGTCCATGTTTACGAATGGTATCGTGAAATTTCAGTTCTTTATCGTGAAGAAACGGCTACAGAAGAAGCAAATGAGTAA